Proteins encoded within one genomic window of Pristiophorus japonicus isolate sPriJap1 chromosome 11, sPriJap1.hap1, whole genome shotgun sequence:
- the LOC139276143 gene encoding tRNA methyltransferase 10 homolog C-like isoform X3: MPHRRTLILTSCLKNEEKKVSPDKLDLDIWKTVMRDNATEAPKSLLSEDLGDSILATTRELVQMWQLAGKNVPENITDEQLSIVQELPSKSAKKKYLKYLAIKEGKKKATKEKQKLKQEAKHLEKERENEEGVTLKNTFLLQFWQRSFDIMYNWKAAQSMMFGQPLVFDMSYESYMTRREMENTVSQLLECEGWNRRSSDPFHLHFCNLSPEGAYHKELLKRYGDAWDRLLITETEKSYVDIFPKGKLVYLTADSPSVLNTFQHDKIYIIGSIVDKSIQTGLSHANAKRLKLATARLPLDDYLKWDSGAKNLTLNQMINILSTVKETGSWQEALKFVPKRKHEGFLSVPVEQRYTSRTKNHQNKKTINNEPEKRARWQKSTLNSNRAAEKTSNSYKKKRWKREPTKRERTWR, encoded by the exons ATGCCACACCGCAGGACACTAATTTTGACGTCATGTCTAAAGAATGAAGAAAAGAAAGTCAGCCCTGATAAACTAGATTTAGATATTTGGAAGACAGTCATGAGAGATAATGCAACTGAGGCTCCCAAATCACTCCTCTCTGAAGATCTTGGGGACTCAATCCTTGCTACCACAAGGGAATTAGTTCAAATGTGGCAACTAGCTGGGAAAAACGTGCCAGAGAACATAACCGATGAACAGCTGAGTATAGTTCAAGAACTACCTTCCAAATCCGCAAAGAAAAAATATCTTAAGTACCTAGCAATCAAAGAAGGCAAAAAGAAAGCCACGAAGGAAAAGCAAAAATTAAAGCAAGAAGCAAAGCATCTGGAGAAGGAAAGGGAAAATGAGGAAGGAGTTACATTAAAGAATACTTTTCTCTTACAATTCTGGCAACGGTCTTTCGACATAATGTACAATTGGAAGGCAGCTCAGTCTATGATGTTTGGTCAGCCACTGGTATTTGATATGAGCTATGAAAGCTACATGACCCGTAGAGAAATGGAGAATACTGTCTCTCAGCTACTGGAGTGTGAGGGGTGGAACAGAAGATCTTCGGATCCATTTCACTTACATTTCTGTAACCTTAGCCCAGAGGGAGCATATCATAAGGAGCTTTTGAAACGTTATGGGGATGCCTGGGATAGACTCTTGATAACTGAAACAGAAAAGTCATATGTTGACATTTTTCCCAAAGGCAAGCTTGTGTATTTAACTGCAGATTCACCTTCTGTATTGAACACTTTTCAGCATGATAAAATCTACATTATTGGATCGATTGTTGATAAGTCAATTCAGACAGGATTGTCCCATGCAAATGCAAAGCGTTTGAAGTTGGCAACTGCACGCCTTCCTTTGGATGACTATTTGAAGTGGGATAGTGGTGCAAAAAACCTTACATTGAACCAAATGATCAACATTTTgtcaactgtgaaagaaactggtaGCTGGCAAGAAGCTCTTAAATTTGTTCCAAAAAGAAAACATGAAGGATTTTTATCAGTTCCAGTTGAACAGAGATACACCAGTCGAACCAAAAATCACCAGAACAAGAAGACAATTAACAATGAACCAGAAAAGAGAGCTAGGTGGCAAAAGTCAACTTTAAATTCAAATCGAGCTGCAGAAAAAACTTCAAATAGTTACAAAAAAAAGAGATG gaaaagagagcctacAAAGAGGGAGAGAACATGGAGGTAG
- the LOC139276143 gene encoding tRNA methyltransferase 10 homolog C-like isoform X1 — MWLRVIHLFGRHSTLQIKTQVKNKVGLARYQFMPHRRTLILTSCLKNEEKKVSPDKLDLDIWKTVMRDNATEAPKSLLSEDLGDSILATTRELVQMWQLAGKNVPENITDEQLSIVQELPSKSAKKKYLKYLAIKEGKKKATKEKQKLKQEAKHLEKERENEEGVTLKNTFLLQFWQRSFDIMYNWKAAQSMMFGQPLVFDMSYESYMTRREMENTVSQLLECEGWNRRSSDPFHLHFCNLSPEGAYHKELLKRYGDAWDRLLITETEKSYVDIFPKGKLVYLTADSPSVLNTFQHDKIYIIGSIVDKSIQTGLSHANAKRLKLATARLPLDDYLKWDSGAKNLTLNQMINILSTVKETGSWQEALKFVPKRKHEGFLSVPVEQRYTSRTKNHQNKKTINNEPEKRARWQKSTLNSNRAAEKTSNSYKKKRWKREPTKRERTWR; from the exons ATGTGGCTCCGTGTTATCCATCTCTTTGGCAGGCATTCCACTCTTCAAATAAAGACTCAGGTGAAGAATAAAGTGGGTTTGGCCAGGTACCAATTTATGCCACACCGCAGGACACTAATTTTGACGTCATGTCTAAAGAATGAAGAAAAGAAAGTCAGCCCTGATAAACTAGATTTAGATATTTGGAAGACAGTCATGAGAGATAATGCAACTGAGGCTCCCAAATCACTCCTCTCTGAAGATCTTGGGGACTCAATCCTTGCTACCACAAGGGAATTAGTTCAAATGTGGCAACTAGCTGGGAAAAACGTGCCAGAGAACATAACCGATGAACAGCTGAGTATAGTTCAAGAACTACCTTCCAAATCCGCAAAGAAAAAATATCTTAAGTACCTAGCAATCAAAGAAGGCAAAAAGAAAGCCACGAAGGAAAAGCAAAAATTAAAGCAAGAAGCAAAGCATCTGGAGAAGGAAAGGGAAAATGAGGAAGGAGTTACATTAAAGAATACTTTTCTCTTACAATTCTGGCAACGGTCTTTCGACATAATGTACAATTGGAAGGCAGCTCAGTCTATGATGTTTGGTCAGCCACTGGTATTTGATATGAGCTATGAAAGCTACATGACCCGTAGAGAAATGGAGAATACTGTCTCTCAGCTACTGGAGTGTGAGGGGTGGAACAGAAGATCTTCGGATCCATTTCACTTACATTTCTGTAACCTTAGCCCAGAGGGAGCATATCATAAGGAGCTTTTGAAACGTTATGGGGATGCCTGGGATAGACTCTTGATAACTGAAACAGAAAAGTCATATGTTGACATTTTTCCCAAAGGCAAGCTTGTGTATTTAACTGCAGATTCACCTTCTGTATTGAACACTTTTCAGCATGATAAAATCTACATTATTGGATCGATTGTTGATAAGTCAATTCAGACAGGATTGTCCCATGCAAATGCAAAGCGTTTGAAGTTGGCAACTGCACGCCTTCCTTTGGATGACTATTTGAAGTGGGATAGTGGTGCAAAAAACCTTACATTGAACCAAATGATCAACATTTTgtcaactgtgaaagaaactggtaGCTGGCAAGAAGCTCTTAAATTTGTTCCAAAAAGAAAACATGAAGGATTTTTATCAGTTCCAGTTGAACAGAGATACACCAGTCGAACCAAAAATCACCAGAACAAGAAGACAATTAACAATGAACCAGAAAAGAGAGCTAGGTGGCAAAAGTCAACTTTAAATTCAAATCGAGCTGCAGAAAAAACTTCAAATAGTTACAAAAAAAAGAGATG gaaaagagagcctacAAAGAGGGAGAGAACATGGAGGTAG
- the LOC139276143 gene encoding tRNA methyltransferase 10 homolog C-like isoform X2: MWLRVIHLFGRHSTLQIKTQVKNKVGLARYQFMPHRRTLILTSCLKNEEKKVSPDKLDLDIWKTVMRDNATEAPKSLLSEDLGDSILATTRELVQMWQLAGKNVPENITDEQLSIVQELPSKSAKKKYLKYLAIKEGKKKATKEKQKLKQEAKHLEKERENEEGVTLKNTFLLQFWQRSFDIMYNWKAAQSMMFGQPLVFDMSYESYMTRREMENTVSQLLECEGWNRRSSDPFHLHFCNLSPEGAYHKELLKRYGDAWDRLLITETEKSYVDIFPKGKLVYLTADSPSVLNTFQHDKIYIIGSIVDKSIQTGLSHANAKRLKLATARLPLDDYLKWDSGAKNLTLNQMINILSTVKETGSWQEALKFVPKRKHEGFLSVPVEQRYTSRTKNHQNKKTINNEPEKRARWQKSTLNSNRAAEKTSNSYKKKRWWVEEDH, from the coding sequence ATGTGGCTCCGTGTTATCCATCTCTTTGGCAGGCATTCCACTCTTCAAATAAAGACTCAGGTGAAGAATAAAGTGGGTTTGGCCAGGTACCAATTTATGCCACACCGCAGGACACTAATTTTGACGTCATGTCTAAAGAATGAAGAAAAGAAAGTCAGCCCTGATAAACTAGATTTAGATATTTGGAAGACAGTCATGAGAGATAATGCAACTGAGGCTCCCAAATCACTCCTCTCTGAAGATCTTGGGGACTCAATCCTTGCTACCACAAGGGAATTAGTTCAAATGTGGCAACTAGCTGGGAAAAACGTGCCAGAGAACATAACCGATGAACAGCTGAGTATAGTTCAAGAACTACCTTCCAAATCCGCAAAGAAAAAATATCTTAAGTACCTAGCAATCAAAGAAGGCAAAAAGAAAGCCACGAAGGAAAAGCAAAAATTAAAGCAAGAAGCAAAGCATCTGGAGAAGGAAAGGGAAAATGAGGAAGGAGTTACATTAAAGAATACTTTTCTCTTACAATTCTGGCAACGGTCTTTCGACATAATGTACAATTGGAAGGCAGCTCAGTCTATGATGTTTGGTCAGCCACTGGTATTTGATATGAGCTATGAAAGCTACATGACCCGTAGAGAAATGGAGAATACTGTCTCTCAGCTACTGGAGTGTGAGGGGTGGAACAGAAGATCTTCGGATCCATTTCACTTACATTTCTGTAACCTTAGCCCAGAGGGAGCATATCATAAGGAGCTTTTGAAACGTTATGGGGATGCCTGGGATAGACTCTTGATAACTGAAACAGAAAAGTCATATGTTGACATTTTTCCCAAAGGCAAGCTTGTGTATTTAACTGCAGATTCACCTTCTGTATTGAACACTTTTCAGCATGATAAAATCTACATTATTGGATCGATTGTTGATAAGTCAATTCAGACAGGATTGTCCCATGCAAATGCAAAGCGTTTGAAGTTGGCAACTGCACGCCTTCCTTTGGATGACTATTTGAAGTGGGATAGTGGTGCAAAAAACCTTACATTGAACCAAATGATCAACATTTTgtcaactgtgaaagaaactggtaGCTGGCAAGAAGCTCTTAAATTTGTTCCAAAAAGAAAACATGAAGGATTTTTATCAGTTCCAGTTGAACAGAGATACACCAGTCGAACCAAAAATCACCAGAACAAGAAGACAATTAACAATGAACCAGAAAAGAGAGCTAGGTGGCAAAAGTCAACTTTAAATTCAAATCGAGCTGCAGAAAAAACTTCAAATAGTTACAAAAAAAAGAGATGGTGGGTGGAGGaagatcattaa